The proteins below come from a single Bdellovibrionales bacterium genomic window:
- a CDS encoding phosphatidylserine/phosphatidylglycerophosphate/cardiolipin synthase family protein gives MTKTWEQIQIFHSGDEFFTELISSIRRAEKTITLEFYIFEIDALTDILLKELQLAVLRGCEVRLLADGVGSLFYLDALQKRCVREGVHFRIYHPLPSFLHWLARLPQELFSKTPGFFRRANRRNHRKTVVIDGEIAFVGSFNMTRVHFEKMVGVQAWRDSAVKIKGEAIESLIAAFDIAWAFARKTPLSPTHMAFLREKITLVLRGHEMLRLNVNDKIRRHLYKDLCRRILHAKTRVYVVTAYFLPKRAVLRALAKAAKRGVDVKIIIPGPSDVPLVKWAAYELPHKLQKEGVKLYEYQKRVLHAKYMVIDDWSTIGSFNLNHRSILHDLEVEAVITDAESLSNITQQFAKDIQASQPLEPKYYEKGSLWFHWLAKTLFKLRYWF, from the coding sequence ATGACTAAGACTTGGGAACAAATTCAAATTTTTCATAGCGGTGATGAGTTCTTTACTGAATTAATCTCCAGCATCCGGCGCGCAGAAAAGACGATCACGCTGGAGTTCTATATTTTTGAAATCGATGCCTTGACCGATATTCTCCTGAAAGAGCTTCAGCTCGCCGTCTTACGTGGTTGCGAAGTGCGTTTACTGGCCGATGGCGTCGGCAGTTTATTCTATTTGGATGCTCTACAAAAACGCTGTGTTCGCGAAGGTGTGCATTTTCGCATTTATCATCCACTGCCGAGCTTTTTGCATTGGCTGGCTCGATTGCCTCAAGAGCTGTTTTCAAAAACTCCGGGATTTTTCCGCCGCGCGAATCGTCGCAACCATCGAAAAACCGTTGTGATCGACGGCGAAATTGCTTTTGTCGGCAGCTTCAATATGACCCGGGTTCATTTTGAAAAAATGGTAGGTGTTCAAGCCTGGCGCGACTCCGCCGTTAAAATCAAAGGCGAAGCGATTGAAAGCCTCATTGCGGCATTTGATATCGCGTGGGCCTTTGCGCGAAAAACTCCACTCTCACCGACCCACATGGCTTTTCTACGCGAGAAAATCACCCTCGTCCTGCGCGGTCACGAAATGCTGCGTTTGAATGTGAACGATAAAATCCGCCGACACCTTTATAAAGATCTTTGCCGCCGCATTCTTCACGCCAAAACCCGCGTCTATGTTGTCACAGCTTACTTCTTGCCAAAGCGAGCCGTTCTGCGAGCTCTTGCGAAGGCTGCCAAACGAGGCGTGGATGTAAAAATAATTATCCCGGGACCAAGCGATGTCCCGCTAGTGAAATGGGCGGCTTATGAACTCCCACACAAGCTGCAAAAAGAGGGAGTAAAACTTTACGAATACCAAAAGCGGGTTCTACACGCTAAATACATGGTTATTGATGACTGGAGCACCATCGGCTCCTTCAACCTTAATCATCGAAGTATTTTACACGACCTAGAGGTCGAAGCCGTCATCACGGATGCTGAAAGTCTAAGCAACATCACTCAGCAATTTGCGAAAGATATTCAAGCTTCTCAGCCCCTCGAGCCTAAATATTACGAGAAAGGCTCCCTTTGGTTCCATTGGCTTGCCAAAACTCTGTTCAAACTGCGATATTGGTTCTAG
- a CDS encoding Hpt domain-containing protein: MKAHYPLFDTLLEPTFILSAEGKVVYCNEPAAIICEMSVRKISRGIPFKDLFTFSDVIDGLDNLTNVKDPTPYKEVNFETPGGQKGKVQVTIQPIQNEQGDQHWIIFVRDVTLEERLQKKYRAELEQKEDVILDLQKARAELEQYSKNLEKMVEERTQQISSLNRLMKALLDSLSQGFFVFDKNGLCLEVSSKACEHTVESQPAGRMIWDVLKLGEAKVDGFKKWMMTCFSELLPFEDLAPLGPAEFPHSKGRNISLEYFPLRNAENQIDGVVVVASDITSLVEARKQAENEKHHAKLIINMIRSKNEMGRFIRESQLMLTELKNTINKPQPQWDPEAIFRSLHTLKGGAALFSVHTVAEACHNAETRLTNYNESQTQENADKLKSQCQAVELQFGAFLSETKEILGASILSSERLLEISVTDLNTLLDKLQTIPQAKAIAENALAHLLFEPIKNFFEPYKEVSFRVAEKENKMIRNIEFKNAMIPVVPEIYGPLFATFVHAFRNSVDHGIELPDVRHKLGKSEGGEIIVAFSRQDLPTPTLRISLSDDGGGVDPAKIRAKLASKGINTDKESDQEVIQHIFDSQFSTKEQVTETSGRGVGMDAIKYEATALGGRVWVESELGKGNTLIVEVPYMTKAPTKKAA, encoded by the coding sequence ATGAAGGCACACTACCCGTTATTTGATACACTGCTGGAACCGACATTCATCCTCAGCGCTGAGGGTAAAGTCGTCTATTGCAACGAGCCTGCTGCGATCATTTGCGAAATGTCGGTGCGTAAAATCAGCCGCGGAATTCCGTTCAAAGATCTTTTTACTTTCAGCGACGTGATCGACGGTCTCGACAATCTGACGAATGTCAAAGACCCGACACCTTATAAAGAAGTGAACTTCGAAACTCCAGGCGGCCAAAAAGGCAAAGTGCAAGTCACTATTCAGCCAATTCAAAACGAACAAGGCGACCAGCATTGGATCATCTTCGTTCGTGACGTGACGTTGGAAGAACGCCTGCAGAAAAAATACCGCGCCGAGCTTGAACAAAAAGAAGATGTGATCCTCGATTTGCAAAAAGCCCGTGCCGAGCTTGAACAATACTCTAAAAACCTCGAAAAAATGGTCGAAGAACGCACGCAACAGATTTCAAGCTTGAACCGCTTGATGAAAGCGTTGCTGGATAGCTTGAGCCAAGGCTTCTTCGTCTTTGATAAAAATGGTCTGTGCTTAGAAGTGTCTTCGAAGGCCTGCGAGCACACGGTGGAATCACAACCTGCTGGTCGCATGATCTGGGATGTTTTGAAACTCGGCGAAGCCAAAGTCGACGGCTTCAAAAAGTGGATGATGACATGCTTCTCTGAGCTTCTGCCGTTTGAAGACCTGGCACCCCTCGGCCCTGCGGAGTTCCCGCACAGCAAAGGCCGCAATATTTCGCTTGAGTACTTCCCGCTTCGCAATGCCGAGAACCAAATTGACGGCGTCGTGGTTGTGGCTTCAGATATTACTTCTCTCGTTGAGGCGCGCAAACAGGCTGAAAACGAAAAGCATCATGCGAAATTAATTATCAACATGATCCGCAGCAAAAACGAAATGGGCCGCTTTATCCGTGAATCTCAATTGATGCTGACGGAACTTAAGAACACCATCAACAAGCCGCAACCTCAATGGGATCCCGAGGCGATCTTCCGTTCTTTGCACACGCTCAAAGGCGGCGCAGCTCTCTTCTCAGTGCATACGGTGGCTGAAGCCTGCCACAATGCCGAGACTCGTTTGACGAACTACAATGAATCACAAACCCAGGAAAACGCCGATAAACTCAAAAGCCAATGCCAAGCCGTTGAATTGCAGTTTGGCGCTTTCTTGAGTGAGACCAAGGAAATCCTTGGCGCATCCATTCTTTCAAGCGAACGGCTCCTGGAAATTTCGGTGACCGACCTCAACACGCTCCTGGATAAGCTGCAAACAATTCCACAGGCAAAAGCTATTGCAGAAAATGCTTTGGCTCACCTGCTCTTTGAACCGATTAAGAATTTCTTTGAGCCTTACAAGGAAGTCTCTTTCCGCGTAGCCGAAAAAGAAAACAAAATGATCCGCAACATCGAGTTTAAAAATGCCATGATTCCGGTCGTACCCGAGATCTATGGACCTCTGTTTGCCACTTTTGTACATGCGTTTAGAAACTCCGTCGACCACGGCATTGAGCTTCCGGATGTCCGCCACAAGCTCGGCAAATCCGAAGGCGGCGAGATTATAGTTGCGTTCTCGCGCCAAGATCTCCCGACTCCAACGCTCCGAATTTCGCTCAGTGATGATGGTGGTGGTGTGGATCCTGCCAAGATTCGCGCAAAGCTTGCAAGTAAAGGTATCAATACGGATAAAGAATCCGACCAAGAAGTCATTCAGCATATCTTTGACTCTCAGTTCTCAACCAAAGAACAAGTCACCGAGACTTCCGGCCGCGGCGTCGGCATGGATGCGATCAAATACGAAGCCACCGCATTGGGAGGTAGAGTGTGGGTCGAATCCGAACTCGGCAAAGGCAATACACTCATCGTTGAAGTGCCTTACATGACGAAGGCTCCAACAAAAAAAGCCGCTTAG
- a CDS encoding FecR domain-containing protein, with the protein MILLLLSYLLYDDSLLFPPDTNNEPAIGVISTSANDVRRKNSGNFIWLPGNKKDQIYNRDSIFTGDGSQAAIQLNDGSLIQIQENSLVNLNLKNGQMQLDLRFGQFVGNGNSTIHVKTGDDEYTIEGKDAKFEINRSQSGNLDVKVLSGNAEISGKAGKQNLKSNESLQISKKGAEKNQVDAKITLLTKDDSLMYRAADKQPLPFAWEGKGPLDQYQIEIAKTEDFKKVLALRTTTEQKFAVKDSLKEGNYFWRVKGLDDRRKVIASSAVQKFYLSYMLPPTITSPEDKVTLKNKALDKGEGLQASTQVVWTADERPLRYQWQLSKTAEFTENIAEKTLAEKTVETPTLFQGTYYTRVRGIDKDNRPSPWSKTHAFNFEVANEEKPPAPRLVEKRIRFQVPKLAEGRAPSAATSPQVAWTSVDVAKNYRWEIAKNAKFVGAAASETPNTKVAWTQYKPGKYYFRVFTKTALGQSSDASETGTLEVYGDAPMLNAIPSVLVKNDDVRATAPAKESRATWSPIPEAKTYLVQIDKSEEFANPTQIEVPATEGAISMPEPGKYFVRVKAMNESSQDMSDFSNVQTVDYVFKHTLKGPDLIEPYDKTTIFLQKDMEPFIWLEWSSVPDATKYILEVSTKADFSNVVISKEMTSTRFLVKEKIPYGAIYWRVRAVHQDESLNSDWSARQFMFIHQRNDGF; encoded by the coding sequence GTGATCCTCTTATTGCTATCGTATTTGTTGTACGACGATTCACTCCTCTTCCCGCCTGACACCAACAATGAACCTGCGATCGGTGTTATCTCTACGTCCGCGAATGATGTTCGCCGCAAAAATAGCGGCAACTTCATTTGGCTTCCGGGAAATAAGAAAGATCAAATTTATAATCGTGACAGCATCTTCACTGGGGATGGTTCTCAAGCTGCAATTCAATTGAACGACGGCTCACTCATCCAAATCCAAGAAAACTCTCTGGTGAATTTGAATCTAAAGAACGGTCAAATGCAGCTGGATCTGCGCTTTGGTCAATTCGTTGGTAACGGGAACTCTACAATTCACGTTAAAACCGGCGACGATGAGTACACGATCGAAGGTAAAGACGCGAAGTTCGAAATCAATCGTTCACAATCCGGTAACTTGGATGTCAAAGTCCTTTCCGGAAATGCAGAGATCTCCGGCAAGGCCGGCAAGCAGAACTTGAAATCTAACGAGTCTCTGCAAATCTCTAAAAAAGGTGCCGAGAAAAATCAAGTCGACGCCAAGATCACTCTGCTGACAAAAGACGACTCTCTCATGTATCGCGCGGCAGATAAGCAGCCGTTGCCATTTGCCTGGGAAGGTAAAGGTCCTTTGGATCAATACCAAATCGAAATCGCAAAGACTGAAGACTTTAAAAAGGTTCTGGCACTCAGAACAACGACTGAACAGAAGTTCGCAGTTAAAGACTCATTAAAAGAAGGCAACTACTTCTGGCGAGTCAAAGGCCTCGACGATCGCCGCAAAGTCATTGCGTCCTCGGCCGTTCAAAAATTCTATCTCAGTTATATGTTACCTCCGACGATCACTTCGCCTGAGGATAAAGTGACTTTGAAAAACAAAGCCCTTGATAAAGGCGAAGGACTGCAAGCCAGCACTCAAGTCGTCTGGACAGCGGATGAACGTCCCCTTCGCTATCAATGGCAGCTCAGTAAAACCGCTGAGTTCACTGAGAACATCGCGGAAAAGACTTTGGCAGAAAAAACAGTTGAGACTCCGACTCTGTTTCAGGGCACTTACTATACTCGCGTCCGCGGTATCGATAAGGACAATCGCCCGTCTCCATGGTCGAAGACTCATGCGTTTAATTTCGAAGTCGCAAATGAAGAAAAACCGCCAGCTCCTCGCTTGGTGGAAAAACGCATTCGTTTCCAGGTGCCGAAACTCGCCGAGGGCCGTGCTCCTTCAGCGGCGACCTCGCCACAAGTGGCTTGGACAAGTGTTGATGTCGCAAAAAATTATCGCTGGGAAATCGCAAAGAACGCAAAATTTGTCGGAGCCGCCGCTTCTGAAACGCCCAACACAAAAGTCGCTTGGACTCAGTATAAGCCAGGCAAATACTATTTCCGCGTCTTTACAAAGACTGCGCTTGGCCAATCCAGTGACGCCAGTGAAACCGGTACACTCGAAGTCTATGGCGATGCGCCGATGCTGAACGCCATCCCGTCTGTCCTCGTGAAGAATGACGATGTTCGCGCAACAGCTCCTGCAAAAGAATCCCGTGCGACCTGGTCACCGATTCCAGAAGCCAAGACTTACCTCGTTCAAATTGATAAGTCTGAAGAGTTCGCAAATCCGACGCAGATCGAAGTCCCTGCCACCGAGGGCGCAATCAGCATGCCTGAACCCGGCAAATACTTCGTTCGCGTTAAAGCGATGAACGAATCCAGCCAAGACATGAGCGACTTCTCAAACGTTCAAACCGTCGACTACGTCTTTAAGCACACACTCAAAGGACCGGACCTGATTGAGCCTTACGATAAGACCACCATCTTCTTGCAAAAAGACATGGAGCCTTTCATTTGGCTTGAGTGGAGTTCCGTCCCGGATGCGACGAAATATATTCTTGAAGTCTCGACAAAAGCGGACTTCTCAAATGTCGTTATTTCTAAAGAGATGACTTCAACGCGCTTCCTGGTGAAAGAGAAAATTCCTTATGGCGCGATTTATTGGCGCGTCCGAGCGGTTCACCAAGACGAGAGCCTCAACAGTGATTGGTCCGCAAGGCAGTTTATGTTTATCCATCAAAGAAATGACGGGTTCTAA
- a CDS encoding ATP-binding protein → MNTIKIAVTGGPSGGKTTLIEALQKEMGKTVSVVPESASILYRGGFPRIKSRNGLIHGQKAIYYTQKELEDLIFVEHKPKLMVCDRGSMDALAYWPEDPQSFFELIQSTPEREYARYDWVVHLDTAATENYDSMNPIRTESPTEAIALNQRILDAWAQHPRRIRINQRKDFLSKMAAAHGVIQAIMNGESVEQIRKTFE, encoded by the coding sequence ATGAATACGATCAAGATCGCCGTTACCGGTGGCCCATCTGGCGGAAAAACCACTTTGATTGAAGCACTTCAAAAAGAAATGGGAAAAACCGTTTCGGTCGTGCCAGAATCAGCTAGTATTCTTTATCGTGGCGGATTTCCGCGCATTAAATCTCGCAACGGCCTTATTCACGGACAAAAAGCGATTTACTATACTCAAAAAGAACTCGAAGACCTGATTTTCGTGGAGCACAAACCAAAACTCATGGTCTGCGACCGCGGCTCGATGGACGCATTGGCATACTGGCCCGAAGATCCTCAAAGTTTTTTCGAGTTGATTCAATCTACTCCCGAGCGAGAATACGCACGTTACGATTGGGTGGTACACTTGGACACGGCGGCGACTGAGAATTACGATAGCATGAATCCCATTCGCACTGAGTCGCCGACGGAGGCGATTGCCCTGAACCAAAGAATTTTGGATGCTTGGGCGCAACACCCACGCCGTATCCGCATTAATCAACGAAAAGACTTCCTTTCGAAAATGGCCGCAGCTCATGGAGTGATCCAAGCAATTATGAATGGCGAAAGTGTCGAACAGATTCGCAAAACTTTCGAATAA
- a CDS encoding SpoIIE family protein phosphatase, which yields MYLFLAVQIFESDKVAYVFDSSSNVSGAMASQVKAQLNSLLNEAKPIFQDFLTNGEFTSQTNLIFANDFSLESVVAFKYNVDAKKYEKANLVEKTARSTDGILLGLEKFLPGYFAELEQTGRIVKSPYHDDRLFIFEKVKGTNENQNTVFMMIARLSEVAEMFKAQSSQRLFLASQDGTVLFGPEGTVGTQLQTSFPLRFLDNKDNKVAQGAETVKDSSGTDWLVSYSRAGFGDLLVISTVEKKKALGAVEILIRKSLIFFGILLAATAIISLLASSTITSALTSLFQATKKVSEGDFNIRVDVKSSDEVGALADNFNLMAAEVSRLLDETAQKARMESELQTAKTVQETLFPETEAKMGPLSISGFYEPASECGGDWWHYCQVGKKIFLWIGDATGHGAPAALITSAAKSASTIIERLNITPAQALELLNRSIYDVSKGRIMMTFFLASFDPETSELTYANASHEAPFLIKKGGSALKKKDLIPLNEVNNPRLGQNRETKYKQTTVTLEPEDMVFFYTDGIPDIQNGAKMSWGEREFIKALVNANKDYPTANESVARLAQMMQDHRQGQALIDDVTFFVVKNDPSV from the coding sequence ATCTATCTGTTTCTGGCCGTACAAATCTTCGAAAGTGACAAAGTTGCATACGTTTTTGACTCTTCAAGCAACGTTTCAGGAGCTATGGCTTCACAGGTCAAGGCACAACTGAACTCACTTCTGAATGAAGCTAAACCAATTTTTCAAGATTTTTTAACAAACGGTGAGTTTACCTCTCAGACAAATCTCATTTTCGCCAACGACTTTAGTCTAGAGTCCGTTGTCGCGTTCAAATACAATGTGGACGCAAAAAAGTATGAGAAAGCAAATCTCGTCGAAAAAACGGCGCGATCGACAGATGGAATTTTACTCGGTCTTGAGAAATTCTTGCCGGGATATTTCGCTGAGCTTGAGCAAACGGGTCGTATTGTTAAATCTCCGTACCACGATGATCGTTTATTTATCTTCGAAAAAGTCAAAGGTACGAATGAAAATCAGAATACTGTGTTCATGATGATCGCACGTCTTTCGGAAGTGGCTGAGATGTTCAAAGCTCAATCGTCGCAAAGACTCTTCTTGGCCTCTCAAGATGGCACAGTCTTGTTTGGTCCAGAAGGAACGGTAGGGACTCAGCTACAAACAAGCTTCCCGCTGCGTTTCTTGGATAATAAAGATAACAAAGTGGCTCAAGGGGCGGAAACAGTTAAAGACAGTAGTGGCACAGACTGGCTTGTTTCTTATTCGCGTGCCGGTTTCGGCGATCTTTTGGTGATCTCAACAGTTGAAAAGAAAAAAGCTTTGGGCGCTGTTGAAATCCTGATTCGCAAATCTTTGATCTTCTTCGGCATCCTGCTCGCAGCAACCGCGATCATCAGCTTGCTTGCATCGAGCACCATCACCAGCGCTTTGACATCATTGTTCCAGGCGACCAAGAAAGTTTCTGAAGGAGATTTCAATATCCGTGTTGATGTAAAGTCATCGGATGAAGTGGGTGCGCTAGCTGATAACTTTAATCTGATGGCAGCCGAAGTCTCACGTTTGCTCGATGAGACGGCACAAAAAGCGCGTATGGAATCCGAGCTGCAAACCGCGAAGACGGTGCAAGAGACACTGTTTCCGGAAACTGAAGCTAAAATGGGTCCTCTTTCGATTTCTGGTTTTTACGAGCCGGCGAGTGAGTGCGGCGGCGACTGGTGGCACTATTGTCAGGTCGGTAAGAAGATCTTCTTGTGGATTGGAGATGCGACGGGGCACGGAGCTCCGGCGGCGCTGATAACAAGTGCTGCGAAATCGGCTTCCACAATTATTGAGCGGTTGAATATCACTCCGGCGCAAGCGCTCGAGCTTCTGAATCGTTCCATTTATGATGTGTCTAAAGGACGTATCATGATGACATTCTTCTTGGCTTCTTTTGATCCTGAGACATCCGAATTGACCTATGCTAATGCGTCTCATGAAGCGCCATTCTTGATCAAAAAAGGTGGCAGTGCGCTGAAGAAAAAGGATTTAATTCCTTTGAATGAAGTGAATAATCCACGTTTGGGTCAAAATCGTGAGACAAAGTATAAGCAAACCACAGTCACACTAGAGCCCGAAGATATGGTATTCTTCTATACTGACGGTATCCCTGATATTCAAAATGGGGCAAAGATGAGTTGGGGAGAGCGGGAATTTATTAAAGCCCTGGTCAATGCCAACAAGGACTATCCTACGGCCAACGAATCTGTGGCACGTCTTGCTCAAATGATGCAGGACCATCGTCAAGGGCAAGCTCTCATTGATGACGTTACATTTTTTGTAGTCAAAAATGATCCGAGCGTTTAA
- a CDS encoding ChaN family lipoprotein — translation MLFGVLVMSFLTVRAQEIPLRDGSQPQTFVNLQQIASQVRPGTIIVMGENHGFKTAQQGQIELMQALRMQGLKVSTGLEFFYYPDQDLVDSYRAGSLSEADFLQKIQWGSPAYDFYRDQALFPRYEIGERTLALNAPRSLTGRISKVGIAGLTPDELQLLPPNFQVGRASYKERFLAMMPHLPSPEAGERYFEAQSTWDDTMAWKAAEFIKAHPDQVLVITVGDFHAMYGGGLPDRIASRTQQKPLVFSYVNVRGMTADEIEQELDPSTVYGPRADYIWVTEE, via the coding sequence ATGCTTTTTGGAGTCCTTGTTATGAGCTTTCTGACGGTCCGAGCCCAGGAAATTCCTCTCCGAGACGGCAGCCAGCCGCAAACCTTCGTCAACCTCCAGCAGATAGCGTCCCAAGTTCGCCCAGGAACTATCATTGTTATGGGTGAAAATCACGGCTTTAAGACCGCCCAGCAGGGGCAAATTGAGCTGATGCAGGCTTTACGCATGCAGGGGCTGAAGGTTTCAACTGGCCTTGAGTTCTTCTATTATCCAGATCAGGACCTGGTGGACTCCTACCGTGCGGGGAGCCTTTCTGAAGCCGATTTTTTGCAAAAAATCCAATGGGGGAGCCCAGCCTACGACTTTTACCGCGATCAAGCTCTCTTTCCTCGTTATGAGATCGGCGAGCGCACCCTGGCACTCAATGCTCCTCGTTCGTTGACCGGCAGAATCTCCAAAGTGGGGATTGCAGGGCTGACTCCCGATGAGCTGCAACTCTTGCCACCGAATTTCCAGGTGGGGCGAGCGTCTTATAAGGAGCGCTTCCTTGCGATGATGCCTCATTTGCCGAGCCCGGAGGCCGGCGAGCGCTATTTTGAAGCGCAAAGCACTTGGGATGATACGATGGCGTGGAAAGCGGCGGAGTTTATTAAAGCTCATCCGGATCAAGTACTCGTCATTACGGTCGGTGATTTTCATGCAATGTACGGCGGCGGTTTGCCGGATCGTATTGCCTCTCGGACACAACAGAAACCTCTGGTGTTTTCTTATGTGAATGTTCGTGGGATGACGGCGGATGAAATAGAACAAGAGCTCGACCCATCCACAGTTTATGGTCCAAGAGCTGATTATATCTGGGTTACGGAAGAATAG
- a CDS encoding response regulator, with translation MFPLDTRILVIDDMPSIRDLVKNQLKGMGFKNIQEASDGEEALRMLIQLNTPNNSIQLVISDWNMPNMKGIDLLKHVRAQAEWANLPFVLLTSEAERDQVTEAVLAGASQYIVKPFSAKIFEDKLKTAFQKHNKG, from the coding sequence ATGTTCCCATTAGATACAAGAATCTTGGTCATAGATGACATGCCTTCGATCCGTGATTTGGTGAAGAACCAACTCAAGGGCATGGGCTTCAAAAACATTCAGGAAGCAAGCGATGGCGAAGAAGCACTTCGTATGCTGATTCAGCTGAATACGCCGAATAACAGCATTCAGTTGGTCATCTCTGACTGGAATATGCCTAACATGAAGGGTATCGATTTGCTGAAGCACGTTCGTGCACAAGCAGAGTGGGCGAATTTGCCCTTCGTGCTTTTGACGTCAGAAGCAGAGCGCGATCAGGTGACAGAGGCGGTGCTTGCCGGTGCCTCTCAGTACATCGTGAAGCCATTCTCTGCGAAGATCTTCGAAGATAAATTGAAGACGGCTTTCCAGAAGCACAATAAAGGTTAG
- a CDS encoding response regulator, with the protein MEDAKVKILILEDDSTLGEALKEAFSRVGHEVYLVTQPDEATEVLNKEKIDMLFIDCLLPQMMGVDYVTKIRKELGNKARFKTVLMSGIYSDKDFIQDATKKTQAVAFLKKPFDLNEALKLVKVDEANRKEEASPRKNLYQIFGRTMVSTREKRKLIESLEEVSGFDLPFVYSLLVETKSSGHLNIYGADGNVSGVSFSNGVIVGVDIEDKTTYLGEMLIQSGYATPEDVQEALSDKSPRRLGQRMIQANKLSPHAFDLILTEQMNIRLSRTIVDQMIRINFASVEVEMIEPSIDSDSLSYFLHDWIASKLSAAWLKSMHMMWASYRITRSSTYREDHPALKMSLIQSLEGFLENLDRGVTLMDLLGQPGYHEAAVHKAIHFLLTKGLISFSKSQAVVNPQEQLKALRKIYADLQGKNHLQVVEYFGLGQETVATVSGMVDEFLPMLGEQPRDQKGEAYRLWGQIRTRVTEACTSYLDAGQRQQFKQSNLKSEAEKKLRATSLLEEAKNALQLNQYAKAANFMTQVMDLNPSLQQAHLYNAWAKVGILDPQKKIQQLKDIEFELMQVPPDEKYDALFPFVTGLLQKAKGDVSGARKSFEKCLALNSSMIVARRELNQLASAGKQEDLLNMDLKKMVSGFFKKK; encoded by the coding sequence GTGGAAGATGCAAAAGTAAAAATCTTAATCTTAGAAGATGACAGCACATTAGGGGAAGCTCTCAAAGAGGCCTTCTCGCGTGTTGGTCATGAGGTCTATTTGGTGACACAGCCAGATGAGGCCACGGAAGTTCTCAATAAAGAGAAGATTGATATGCTTTTCATCGACTGTCTTTTGCCGCAGATGATGGGCGTGGATTACGTCACAAAGATCCGCAAAGAGCTCGGCAATAAAGCGCGCTTTAAAACCGTTCTAATGAGCGGTATCTACTCTGATAAAGACTTTATTCAAGATGCAACAAAGAAAACTCAAGCTGTTGCATTCTTGAAAAAGCCGTTTGATTTGAATGAAGCCTTAAAGCTCGTCAAAGTCGACGAGGCCAATCGCAAAGAAGAAGCTTCGCCACGTAAAAACTTGTATCAAATTTTCGGCCGCACGATGGTTTCGACTCGCGAGAAGAGAAAACTCATCGAGTCTTTGGAAGAAGTCAGCGGCTTTGATTTGCCGTTTGTTTACAGCTTGCTGGTTGAAACTAAGAGCTCCGGGCATTTAAATATTTACGGCGCTGACGGCAATGTGTCGGGCGTTTCCTTCTCGAACGGTGTGATCGTCGGCGTTGATATTGAGGATAAGACGACTTATCTGGGCGAAATGTTGATCCAAAGCGGTTATGCGACTCCTGAAGATGTTCAGGAGGCTCTGAGTGACAAGAGCCCGCGCCGCCTTGGTCAGCGCATGATTCAAGCCAATAAGCTGAGCCCGCATGCGTTTGACTTGATTCTGACTGAACAGATGAATATCCGTTTGTCTCGCACCATCGTGGACCAAATGATCCGCATCAACTTTGCTTCAGTTGAAGTTGAGATGATCGAGCCAAGCATTGATTCCGACTCTCTGTCTTATTTCTTGCATGACTGGATTGCTTCAAAGCTGAGTGCGGCGTGGCTCAAATCTATGCATATGATGTGGGCGAGCTACCGTATTACGCGCAGCTCGACGTATCGTGAAGATCATCCGGCACTGAAAATGTCTTTGATCCAAAGCCTTGAAGGTTTCTTGGAAAACCTCGATCGTGGTGTGACTTTGATGGACCTTTTAGGACAGCCTGGTTATCACGAAGCGGCGGTTCATAAGGCGATTCATTTTTTGCTGACAAAAGGTCTGATTTCGTTCTCGAAATCTCAGGCCGTTGTGAATCCACAAGAGCAGTTAAAAGCTCTTCGTAAAATCTATGCTGATTTGCAGGGTAAAAATCATCTGCAAGTGGTGGAATACTTCGGTCTCGGTCAAGAGACCGTGGCAACTGTCAGCGGCATGGTCGATGAGTTCTTGCCGATGCTCGGTGAACAGCCGCGCGATCAAAAAGGTGAGGCTTACAGACTCTGGGGGCAAATCCGTACTCGCGTGACGGAAGCTTGTACCTCGTACCTCGATGCGGGCCAACGTCAGCAGTTTAAGCAATCGAATTTGAAATCAGAAGCTGAAAAGAAATTACGTGCGACTTCCTTGCTGGAAGAAGCAAAGAACGCTTTGCAGCTCAATCAGTACGCAAAAGCAGCCAACTTTATGACTCAAGTAATGGATTTGAATCCAAGCTTGCAGCAGGCCCATCTATACAACGCATGGGCGAAGGTTGGTATCTTGGATCCGCAAAAGAAAATCCAGCAGCTCAAAGATATTGAGTTCGAACTCATGCAGGTGCCGCCGGATGAAAAGTACGATGCCTTGTTCCCATTCGTGACGGGCCTGTTGCAAAAAGCGAAGGGCGATGTCAGTGGTGCACGCAAATCTTTCGAGAAGTGTTTGGCTTTGAACTCTTCCATGATTGTGGCGCGACGTGAGCTCAATCAATTGGCTTCTGCCGGCAAGCAGGAAGATCTTCTGAACATGGACCTTAAGAAGATGGTTTCCGGTTTCTTCAAAAAGAAATAG